Proteins encoded by one window of Mesorhizobium sp. INR15:
- the rpsJ gene encoding 30S ribosomal protein S10: MNGQNIRIRLKAFDHRVLDASTREIVSTAKRTGANVRGPIPLPTRIEKFTVNRSPHVDKKSREQFEMRTHKRLLDIVDPTPQTVDALMKLDLAAGVDVEIKL, encoded by the coding sequence ATGAACGGACAGAATATCCGCATCCGCCTCAAGGCGTTTGATCACCGGGTGCTCGACGCCTCGACACGGGAAATCGTGTCGACGGCCAAGCGTACCGGCGCCAACGTCCGCGGCCCCATTCCGCTGCCGACGCGGATCGAAAAGTTTACGGTCAACCGGTCGCCTCACGTCGACAAGAAGAGCCGCGAGCAGTTCGAGATGCGCACGCACAAGCGTCTGCTCGACATCGTCGACCCGACCCCGCAGACGGTCGATGCTTTGATGAAGCTCGATCTGGCCGCCGGTGTGGACGTCGAGATCAAGCTCTAA
- the tuf gene encoding elongation factor Tu, translating to MAKGKFERNKPHVNIGTIGHVDHGKTSLTAAITKYFGEYKRYDQIDAAPEEKARGITISTAHVEYETAARHYAHVDCPGHADYVKNMITGAAQMDGAILVVSAADGPMPQTREHILLARQVGVPSIVVFLNKVDQVDDAELLELVELEVRELLSKNEFPGDDIPIVKGSALAALEDSDKKIGEDAIRELMAAVDAYIPTPVRPLDKPFLMPIEDVFSISGRGTVVTGRVERGIVKVGEELEIIGIRPTTKTTCTGVEMFRKLLDQGQAGDNIGALLRGVDREGVERGQVLAKPGTVKPHKKFVAEAYILTKDEGGRHTPFFTNYRPQFYFRTTDVTGIVSLPEGTEMVMPGDNITVDVELIVPIAMEEKLRFAIREGGRTVGAGIVVTITE from the coding sequence ATGGCAAAAGGTAAATTCGAGCGTAACAAGCCTCATGTGAACATTGGCACGATTGGCCACGTCGATCATGGCAAGACATCGCTGACGGCAGCGATCACGAAGTATTTTGGCGAATACAAGCGCTACGACCAGATTGATGCGGCGCCTGAGGAAAAGGCACGCGGCATCACGATCTCGACGGCGCACGTAGAGTATGAGACGGCAGCCCGTCACTATGCCCACGTCGATTGCCCCGGCCACGCCGACTATGTGAAGAACATGATCACCGGTGCGGCGCAGATGGACGGCGCGATCCTGGTTGTGTCGGCAGCTGACGGCCCGATGCCGCAGACCCGCGAGCACATCCTTCTGGCCCGTCAGGTTGGCGTTCCTTCGATCGTGGTGTTCCTGAACAAGGTCGACCAGGTTGACGATGCCGAGCTGCTCGAACTGGTCGAGCTCGAGGTTCGCGAGCTTCTGTCGAAGAACGAATTCCCCGGCGACGACATTCCGATCGTCAAGGGTTCGGCTTTGGCCGCGCTGGAAGATTCCGACAAGAAGATCGGTGAAGACGCGATCCGCGAGCTGATGGCAGCGGTTGACGCCTACATCCCGACGCCGGTTCGTCCGCTCGACAAGCCGTTCCTGATGCCGATCGAAGACGTGTTCTCGATCTCGGGCCGTGGCACGGTCGTGACCGGCCGCGTCGAGCGTGGCATTGTCAAGGTTGGTGAGGAACTCGAGATCATCGGCATCCGTCCGACGACCAAGACGACCTGCACGGGCGTTGAAATGTTCCGCAAGCTGCTCGATCAGGGCCAGGCTGGCGACAACATCGGCGCGCTGCTGCGCGGCGTTGACCGTGAAGGCGTTGAGCGCGGCCAGGTTCTGGCCAAGCCGGGCACCGTGAAGCCGCACAAGAAGTTCGTTGCCGAAGCCTACATCCTGACCAAGGACGAAGGTGGCCGTCACACGCCGTTCTTCACCAACTACCGTCCGCAGTTCTATTTCCGCACGACGGACGTGACGGGCATCGTGTCGCTGCCGGAAGGCACCGAGATGGTGATGCCTGGCGACAACATCACGGTCGATGTCGAGCTGATCGTGCCGATCGCCATGGAAGAGAAGCTGCGCTTCGCTATCCGTGAAGGCGGCCGCACCGTCGGTGCCGGCATCGTCGTCACCATCACAGAGTAA
- the rplC gene encoding 50S ribosomal protein L3: MRSGVIAKKVGMTRIYNDAGEHVPVTVLLMENCQVVAQRTQEKNGYTAVQLGVGLAKVKNTSKALRGHFATASVEPKAKVAEFRVSADNMIDVGAEITVEHFVAGQKVDVTGTTIGKGFQGVIKRHHMGGGRATHGNSVSHRTHGSTGQRQDPGKVFKGKHMAGHMGDTRVTTQNVEVVSTDTDRGLILIRGAVPGSKGAWILVRDAAKVALPANAPKPAAIRAVSAAATNEAPATEGAE; this comes from the coding sequence ATGCGTTCAGGTGTGATTGCAAAAAAGGTGGGAATGACCCGCATCTACAACGATGCCGGGGAACATGTTCCCGTCACCGTTCTCCTGATGGAGAACTGCCAGGTCGTGGCTCAGCGCACGCAAGAGAAGAATGGCTATACCGCCGTTCAGCTCGGCGTTGGCCTGGCCAAGGTGAAGAACACGTCGAAGGCGCTGCGCGGCCATTTCGCCACCGCTTCCGTCGAGCCGAAGGCGAAAGTCGCCGAGTTCCGCGTCTCCGCCGACAACATGATTGATGTCGGCGCCGAGATCACCGTCGAGCACTTCGTCGCCGGCCAGAAGGTCGATGTGACGGGCACGACGATCGGCAAGGGTTTCCAGGGTGTTATCAAGCGGCACCACATGGGTGGTGGTCGTGCGACCCATGGTAACTCGGTTTCGCACCGTACGCATGGTTCGACCGGCCAGCGTCAGGACCCGGGCAAGGTGTTCAAGGGCAAGCATATGGCTGGCCACATGGGCGATACCCGCGTCACCACGCAGAATGTCGAGGTTGTCTCGACTGACACAGATCGCGGCCTGATCCTGATCCGCGGTGCGGTTCCCGGATCGAAGGGCGCCTGGATCCTGGTCCGCGATGCGGCCAAGGTGGCGCTGCCGGCCAATGCGCCGAAGCCCGCCGCGATCCGCGCCGTTTCGGCAGCTGCTACGAACGAGGCTCCGGCCACAGAGGGAGCGGAATAA